TTTCAGCATGATTGGCGTGCCGTGGGCGTCGTCCGCACAGATAAAATGAACCTGGTTGCCGCGCATTCGCTGGTAACGAACCCAGATATCAGCCTGAACGTGTTCAAGCATATGACCGAGGTGAATCGAACCATTAGCGTAAGGCAGCGCGCACGTTACCAGAATTTTCTTTGCGACTTGAGTCATGAGGAACTTGCTTTCTTTTGTGAATAGAGGGAAATCGATGTTAACCGATAGCGCCTTACTGCGTAAACCGCTGGTGTGAGTAAAAACGGCAGGAAACCTCATGGCAGATGCTATTTTGCGTAGCGTTTCCACGTTTTTGACGCCGAAGGGCGTCAGGCTTCCTTCGCTCTGGTATGCTATACACGGTCTCAACGGTCAAATATGAGAATTTCAAGGAGCCGGAATGAACGCTACAGTCCCCGAACAACGTCCTGAAGCATTGCGTGCGATGGTCACCGGGGTTTTATCTACTTTTCAGCACCCGACACTGAAAAATAATCTGACGACACTGAATGCACTGCGTCATTGTGCCTTGCTGGATAATGTGTTGCACATTGAACTGACGATGCCGTTTGTCTGGCTCAGTGGTTTGGCAGTATTAAAAGAAACGGTTAGCGATGAGTTATTACGTTTATCAGGCGCAAAGGCGGTGGAATGGCGCTTAACGCACGATATCGCTACGCTGCGCCGGGTTAACGATCAGGCTGGCGTGAAGGGAGTGAAGAACATCATTGCCGTCAGTTCCGGGAAAGGCGGGGTGGGTAAATCCAGTACGGCGGTCAACATGGCGCTGGCATTGGCGGCTGAAGGCGCCAATGTGGGCATTCTGGATGCCGATATTTATGGACCTTCGATCCCTACCATGCTGGGTTCGGCCAGTGAACGACCCACTTCGCCGGATGGTCAACACATGGCGCCGATTATCGCGCATGGCCTGGCAACCAACTCGATTGGTTATCTGGTGACGGATGATAACGCCATGGTGTGGCGTGGGCCGATGGCGAGCAAAGCATTACTGCAAC
The window above is part of the Pectobacterium araliae genome. Proteins encoded here:
- the apbC gene encoding iron-sulfur cluster carrier protein ApbC — protein: MNATVPEQRPEALRAMVTGVLSTFQHPTLKNNLTTLNALRHCALLDNVLHIELTMPFVWLSGLAVLKETVSDELLRLSGAKAVEWRLTHDIATLRRVNDQAGVKGVKNIIAVSSGKGGVGKSSTAVNMALALAAEGANVGILDADIYGPSIPTMLGSASERPTSPDGQHMAPIIAHGLATNSIGYLVTDDNAMVWRGPMASKALLQLLQDTLWPDLDYLVLDMPPGTGDIQLTLAQNIPVTGAVVVTTPQDIALMDAMKGIAMFEKVSVPVLGVVENMSVHICSNCGHLEPIFGTGGAQKLAEKYHCSLLGQLPLHISLREDLDRGEPTVVSQPDSEFTALYRELAGQVAAQLYWQGSIIPSEISFRAL